A segment of the Pseudoalteromonas sp. DL-6 genome:
TAAGCTTTATTTAAACAGTTTTAACCAAAGCCGCTTTGGCAGTATTGACATTGTTAAACAACATTTAATTGATGACTTATCCAATGCGGTAAATAGCCCGGTAAAAGTGACCTTATACAGCGCTGATGATTATAATTGTATTCCTTGCACACCGCTTCCTGGTGAGTGTATTGATGAGTTGGATATTGAAATAGATAACTACCATATTGATGCACATTCTCTAAAATCACAAAGCGATAAAGTGGTTAGCGAAACCTTGCATAGTCACTTGCTTAAATCGAACTGTTTAATTACTTCACAGCCGGATTGGGCCAGCATTATTATTCGTTATACTGGTGAGCAAGTGTGTCGTGAGTCATTATTACGCTATTTAATTTCGTTCAGGACCCATAATGAGTTCCATGAGCAATGTGTGGAGCGTATTTACAGCGACTTAACCACTCAGTTGAATATTAAAGAGCTTGAAGTGTATGCGCGCTATACGCGTCGTGGCGGCCTTGATATTAATCCATATCGCTCAACTCATCATAACGATACCCCTTTTGCGGTAAAGATAAACCGTCAATAAGCTAAACAAAAAAGGAGCCTGAGGCTCCTTTTTTTAATCGTTAAGTTGCTTAGTTGGCACAGGCATTCCACACACATCAATGTAATTATGGCTATACGCAAACCATCCCTCGCTACGACTACCTCGTGCTGAAATTAACTGTTTAAATGCATCTGAGTCTGTTTTCATTACTTTAAATCGGCTGCTATCGCTGCTAACGTCGGCTAATACTTGTAAGTCTGTAATAGGGTTAAACTCGCTACCACCTTTAGGTGTGCGCGCTAGCTGATGAAAATGCGCCATACCTGTCAGTACTCGCCCAAATACGGTGATATTTTTATCTAAATAACGCGGACCTTGCCCTATGGTGACAAAAAACTCGGTGCTAGCACTATTTATATCGTTGTCCCGTGCCATTGCAAATACACCATGACAATGAATTTGCCATGTTTGATCACGTGTTTCATTTTGCGCTACCGCAAAACCATTTAAAAACCCGGTTATTGGTGCATAACCATCCTCACCCATCTCGGTGATCAAAAGTGGCTCTGTGGTGGTTAAATAAAACTCTGCAGGTACCGTACTCTTTTCGGTTTTAGCTAGCTTTTTACCCGTGCTGTCACCACCTTGAGCAACAAACCCCTCAACAAAACGATAAATATGAGTACCCTGATAAAAGCCCTGTCGTGCCAATTTTTTAATATTAGCACTGTGTTTTGGCGCAAGCGCGGGATTGAGCTCAATATAAGCGGCACCGGTAGGTAGCGTTAGTTTTAAAATATTCTCAGGGTTAACCCATCGCCATTGCTCATCCGTTGCAGATGCAATAATCTCACTACTGGTTAGGCTTTTAACCGGCGCTGATGGCAAAATGCTTTGCTGAGCACATCCGCCGAGCAAAGCCGATGCTAAAACAGTGATTACAAATTTTTTCATACCTTTTCCTTTTTATTATTGGTATTAGTATTGGTAGATAAAAATTAATCCCAATTAAATTTATACAGTATGTCGACGTTTTGATACAAGCCACTGGTTATTTCTATATATAACTTCGACATAAGCTGATAACGCACCGCCACTTCACTAAGCGACTCAAATACCCCTACGCTATATTTAACCTGCAAACTCGGTGCAAGATAACCTGATATTTCTACTTTTGTTTGCTCGCCACTGCCTTTAGAGCTTAAGCTCACATCTGACAAACCAAACGATTCACCCACTTTAGACACTAAACTTTCGCTTCTGCTCACTCCTTGAGAAAGTAATAATTGAGCTAACATCGCATCGGTTGAACTGTCGCCCTCTCCTAATGGTTGACCATTGAGTAAATACGCTAAGGCTTGCGCTTGGTCCATACCCGGCTCAGAAAACACTTTTAAATTTGGCTGCTCAACACTACCAGTTAAAGTCACACCGGCAATCACACCGTCAGCGGTATTGTTTGGGTTACGAATAGCTTTAATATTTAAATGAGGTTTATCTATTGCGCCACTAAAACCAATTTGCCCGGTTCTAATTATCAAGTCTTGGCCAAATGCCAAGTAAGTTCCTTCAATTAAATTAAGTTCACCAATGGCAATAATGGGTGAATCTTGGCTCATTTTTATATCCATATCACCCACTACTTTAGACTCAAGTCCGAATGAGGCTACTCTTACATCATTTTTAACTGTTACTTTTAAATCAATATCGTAGTCAAATGGCGCTTTTTTTGTACTTTGCGTAGTTTGATCTAGAATAATTTCATCATCACTAACCTGTACAGCCCCCTCTGGCAGCTCTTCAATTTCTATTCGCCCATAAGGCACCACAACATCACCTGCCAGCTTAAGTGCGTTGTCGGCTAAACTTATTTTTAACTCAGGCGATACTTTAAAAACAACGCCTTGTTGTGCCCTCACAAAAAACTCACTACCGACTAAATTCATGTTTACAGCTGGTTGCTCACCTTGCCAATCAACATTACCGGTTAATTTTACCTGTCCGCCTTCTGGATCATTTAAATCCCCTTTTATAGTGGCGGTAGATTTATTAAACACCACATTAATATTGGAGTTTTTAAGGGCAACAGGCAGTTGCTCACCCACTAAGTTAATATTCTCAATATTTAAATTCCCCTCTAGCAAGGGATCTTTGAGTGTGCCAGCTAAGGCAACTTGCCCACGAATGGCGCCATTAAGCTGCTCGAGAGTGTTTAAAAAAGGCTGTATATCCGACAATAATATTTTATCAATTTGAATATTACCGTTAAGCGTTTGCTTATTTTGAATATCATCGATATCAACTTTGGTTGTTACTTTACCCAAAACACTCGATTCTAAATTAGCTTCTATTTTGCCAATCTTAGCATCAGAAAAAGCGCTTATATTTAGCGTTTCAATAGGTAGCTTAAATCGGTCTTCTTCGTTAATAAGAACCGCGTTAAGCCCTGATGAATTTAAATTAGCGCGTAGAGTTTTAAGTGAGCCAGCTTGCCAATTAGCAGCAAAATCGCCAGCTATATCACCACGAGTTATTACATTATCTGGTAACCAATGTTTTAGCTCTTGCAATGAAAGCTTGGTCAGTTTTACGTTAAGCTGACCTAATTCGCGGGTTTGATTTAACCTATCAATACATAACTTACTATTACTTGATTGCCAACAATGCGCACTCACATCAAAGTCGCCCGTTTTCGAATCTATTGTTACGGCTATATCTTTAGTGTTTTCAAAGCTAAGCGTTTTATCGCTTATGCTAATATTATTGAGCTCACCTTGCCATATCGCGTTAGCAAATTTACCATTAAGCTCAAACGCAGCTGCCCCAGCATCAGCATCAATAGATGCACTTAGTTGATGATCGGTTTTATCACCACTGCCGGCTATTTCCACTTTATTAATTAAGTGATGCATGACACGCGCTGAATCAAGAGTAACGCTAATATCTGTTTGCCAATCATTAGCGGTGTCTAACTGTGCTTTTAACGCCAACTTATTAATATTAATTTCGTCATAAATAAACTGTTCTAGCTTTAACGCTAAATCAACTGCAGGCGTCAACCGCTCGCCTCTTATACTTAAATCAGCTTTACCATTAGCAATAAATGGAAGCTTTGCATCATCATTACTTTGCAGCGCAATTGCCCCATTAATCTGCCATTGCTGATCAACTTCACCTGTTAAAGTTAATCTGTTTGTACCGCTACTAAGGCTAAATTTATTTACAGTGGCTTTAAGTTCATCATTTAAGTTAAATTGAGCAACAAAATTAAGCGGTACATCATTTAGTAACCCGCTTAATTGGGTATCATCCATACTTAACTGCCAGCTATTTGAACTGGAAACAAATGCTCCTTTAAACTGCCCTGAAATATCACTTGTAAGTGTGTCAGTAAGGTATTGTGCTTTTAAACTCGATAGCGCACCGCTAAAGTTAGCACTAACCCCATTTTGCCAATCGACATTCGCTTGGATAGTAGCCTGACTATCATTCGCTTTAAGGGCTAATTTTTTTAAGTTTGCTTCGCTCAGTGAGCCATTAATTTGACTATTAAAATTCACACTTGGATACGCACCTAACTGACTATTACCAAATAACGATAATTGGTAATCGTTGGCATTGCCTTGCGCGGTTAATTTTACGTCGGTTACCTTTAACTCTTTACTCGCTGTTTCAATAATCCACTGCTCTACACCGCCATTAATACTGAACGGATAATTTGGTTGTTTAAGATTAGCCGTGGCTGCAAGTTGAAAAGGAAAAGATTCATTGCTTTTTATATCAACATTGAGCTTTTCTAAGTCTCCGCCTATTTGCATATTGGCATCATAACCATGCCCTTTTAGACTGATATCACCATTAATAGGTAAGCTGTCTTTAAGCTTTGCGCTAAGCGCTGTATTAAGCTGCCACTGCTGATAATTTGCAGACAATGAAGCAACGTTAATCTCAGAACCTATTAGCTTCATTTGTAGCGCAATATTATTTATTATATTTTCCTGTTCGCCCTGCTTTACCATGAACTGCACAATATTAAACTGTTCTAGATAAATATTGAGTGGCGACATAAATGCGATATTAGGTAATGCTGGCAGCTCAGTAATTGGGGTAGAACTGGCTGTATTTGCCCCAGGTTGCTCTTTTAAGGCGATTAAAACACTCGGAATATTCACGCTTTTAATTTGAATATCAGCACCTTGTGCTTTTGCAGCAAGCTCCAGATTATTAACAACTACGTTTGCACTTGGATGATTTAACACAAACTCAGTGACCGCTAAACGCTTAAGTGCAATATTAAATGGCAAACTGATTTGTTCCAGCTGTTCGCTAGGTGTATCAGGGGAATTAGATGACGATGCTGGTAAATTTAGTGTTATAGACCGAGCACTTAAGTTATCGATACACATACCATCGCAGTGCCACCAAAATAAATCTAGTTTAAGCTGCTGGGCATTAAGTAATAAACCGTCACGCTCAAAGCGCAAATTAAACGCATCATTATATAAAAAACGCCCATTTTTTATTTCAATTTTTAAGCCGTCAACTAACTTATTGGCGCTATAAGCAATTAGCTGATTACCTGGAGCTGTAAAAACAACACAAAACAATGTCACTAATACAGCAACAATTAAGGTGCTAAGTGCTGCCGTGACTTTTTTAAATACAGACATTAAATTTCAGGCCCTATGGTAATACTTAAACGAGTGCTTTTACTTTCTTTAGTGAGCCCCCATGCATGATCGACTCTTATTGGCCCTATAGGCGTTAAATAACGAAAACCAAACCCTGCACCAACTTCAAATTGCTCAGAAAAATCATTCGTTGCGGTCCCTCCATCCACGAACAACGCTGCTCGCCAGTTTTTGGCAAATTGGTAATTATATTCAGCCGTCGTCGCAATTAAATATTTACCACCGATGCGATCGCCATTGTCATTTTCTGGTGAGATCGATTGATAAGCAAAGCCACGCACACTTTGATCGCCACCAGCATAAAATCTTAATGAATATGGAACATTGTTAATGTCGTCAACTAACATGGCCCCTACGTTTGCTTTTAAAAACACAAGGTGCTTATTAAGATAAGTGTGCAACCATGCATGCTGTAATTGAACCCTAACAATATTGGTACTAGATAGCACACTATCAAGCCCAAACTCTGCCGATATAGACCATTGCTCGCCCGAATAAGGGGTGGTGCCACCCTTCGATTGTTTTCGGGCATAACTGATACCTGGTAATAACATTTCTGTGGTGCGCTCTACCCCGTCGCCAATCCGATAGGTTTCTTGCTCACGTCTGATAAACGCAGTTCTAATCCATTTTTGTTCGGTTAGCCATTGCCTTTGCAGTTGTGCAGTTAAAATTTCACTGTAAATATCGTCGGCTAATTCATCCTCAAGTTTATAACCTGCTGATAAGCGCCATAAATCATCATTAGGATCATTAACCGGAATGGTATACGCCATAGAAATATCTTGTTGTTTTTTTGCAACATTAAGATTACTTTCTAAGTAGTGGCCCTGCTCCGTGATCCATGGTTTACTCCACTTAAACCGTACCTTTGGACCGAGCTCGGTATTAAACCCGCCACCAATTTCATAGCTATTAGCAGGCTTATGTAATACGTCCACTTTAATTGGTACTTGGCTGTTTTTTCTAGCTGAAATATCAGCGTAAACACGCACGCTAGTAAAATAAGGAGTACTCGATAAATCTAGGTTATAGTCAGCAATCTTAGATGCTTTATAGTGCTCACTTATTTTAAATGGGGCTAAAGAGCGAATGTATTTTTCTGCGGGGCTTTGATTGGTAATTAACACATCGCCAAAGCGATAACGTACACCACTTTCAATGGTAAAGGTAATAACGGCGCTATGCTTTTTTAATGACACTTCAAACTTTCGTGCTGGCCATTTAGCATCAAAGTAGCCATGTTCTAACAGAACTGATTCAATTCTTTTATAGGCTGCGCTATATACTCCATGATTTAAAATATCGCCTTGCTTTAACCCTATGCTTTCAATTACTTGCAGAATTGACGGGTCGTGTTTAGCTTCCCCGTTAACGCTAATATTAAGCGCCTCTATACGAGTTGCAGAGCCGCGCTCAATAGTGGCAACAAGCTCTCGCTCATCTTTATTAAATTCAATAGTCACACTTGGGCTGTAATAACCTAATGCCTTTAAGCTATCTTCAACTTGCGTTTTAGCGTAACGACGCAGTGAGCGGGTTGATTTTTCACCCACTAAGGGCTTTAAATAGAGTGCAACGTTGTTTTCTAACTCTCCACTAATTCCTTTTATTTCATAATCTTCAATTGTATTGTCAGCTGCAATCGCGCAAAAGCTCACAAATAAGCAAAAACAAATAACGGATTTTAAAAACTGATTGAACAAGTAATCATCCTTACTATGTACCCATAAAAAACAACGAACTAACAAGGCAATAATAGCATAGCGATAATGAGCCTAACATTAACTTAATCATTATCCGCGCTTAAACTAAGCGAATCTATTAAACCGTTGTGAGCTTAACTAAAAATTCTTGCGCTTTAATAATTTATTTTGGTTACAATAGCGCTAATGAGTAAACACTAATTTTATGAGTTTTAAATGCAATTTCCTGATGATGATAATGGCCAGCTTCTTGCTGAAATTTCCGCCGCTGGTGTAGATTTAAGTAAAATGCAACAAATTGATTTTTACATTTTATTTGAACAACAGACTGATGCCGAAAAATTTGCAACTGAGATTGTAAACGATGCATTAGTTCAAACTGCTGATGTTGAAAAATGTAAAGATACTGGCGTTTGGGAAGTAATTACCCATGTACAAATGGTTCCAGAGCATGCTTTGTTAGGCCAAGCAGAACAATACATTGAAAGTATAGCGAACAGTTTTAATGGCTATGGCGATGGTTGGGGATTAGACGCAGAAGAAGCATAACCCTAATTTCATGATGAATGAGATAACCAGCTTAGTCTATCGACTTAGCTGGTTTGCTTTTCTAAAGCTGCCTTTATAATCAAAAAGTTTATCTGCTACTTTCCAGCCATATTTTTTACTTTTTCGAGCAATCACAAAATCCGGTGGTATTAAGTCAAACTGGGCTTTTATAACCTGATCTGCGCTGATAAATTTAGTTG
Coding sequences within it:
- the queF gene encoding NADPH-dependent 7-cyano-7-deazaguanine reductase QueF (Catalyzes the NADPH-dependent reduction of 7-cyano-7-deazaguanine (preQ0) to 7-aminomethyl-7-deazaguanine (preQ1) in queuosine biosynthesis) — its product is MTDYSNSPDLKGSVLGQSTEYVDQYTPSLLFPIARKLNRDALSIDEAALPFKGQDIWTGYELSWLNTKGKPQVAVALFTFECQSSHIIESKSFKLYLNSFNQSRFGSIDIVKQHLIDDLSNAVNSPVKVTLYSADDYNCIPCTPLPGECIDELDIEIDNYHIDAHSLKSQSDKVVSETLHSHLLKSNCLITSQPDWASIIIRYTGEQVCRESLLRYLISFRTHNEFHEQCVERIYSDLTTQLNIKELEVYARYTRRGGLDINPYRSTHHNDTPFAVKINRQ
- a CDS encoding peptidylprolyl isomerase, whose amino-acid sequence is MKKFVITVLASALLGGCAQQSILPSAPVKSLTSSEIIASATDEQWRWVNPENILKLTLPTGAAYIELNPALAPKHSANIKKLARQGFYQGTHIYRFVEGFVAQGGDSTGKKLAKTEKSTVPAEFYLTTTEPLLITEMGEDGYAPITGFLNGFAVAQNETRDQTWQIHCHGVFAMARDNDINSASTEFFVTIGQGPRYLDKNITVFGRVLTGMAHFHQLARTPKGGSEFNPITDLQVLADVSSDSSRFKVMKTDSDAFKQLISARGSRSEGWFAYSHNYIDVCGMPVPTKQLND
- a CDS encoding translocation/assembly module TamB domain-containing protein codes for the protein MSVFKKVTAALSTLIVAVLVTLFCVVFTAPGNQLIAYSANKLVDGLKIEIKNGRFLYNDAFNLRFERDGLLLNAQQLKLDLFWWHCDGMCIDNLSARSITLNLPASSSNSPDTPSEQLEQISLPFNIALKRLAVTEFVLNHPSANVVVNNLELAAKAQGADIQIKSVNIPSVLIALKEQPGANTASSTPITELPALPNIAFMSPLNIYLEQFNIVQFMVKQGEQENIINNIALQMKLIGSEINVASLSANYQQWQLNTALSAKLKDSLPINGDISLKGHGYDANMQIGGDLEKLNVDIKSNESFPFQLAATANLKQPNYPFSINGGVEQWIIETASKELKVTDVKLTAQGNANDYQLSLFGNSQLGAYPSVNFNSQINGSLSEANLKKLALKANDSQATIQANVDWQNGVSANFSGALSSLKAQYLTDTLTSDISGQFKGAFVSSSNSWQLSMDDTQLSGLLNDVPLNFVAQFNLNDELKATVNKFSLSSGTNRLTLTGEVDQQWQINGAIALQSNDDAKLPFIANGKADLSIRGERLTPAVDLALKLEQFIYDEININKLALKAQLDTANDWQTDISVTLDSARVMHHLINKVEIAGSGDKTDHQLSASIDADAGAAAFELNGKFANAIWQGELNNISISDKTLSFENTKDIAVTIDSKTGDFDVSAHCWQSSNSKLCIDRLNQTRELGQLNVKLTKLSLQELKHWLPDNVITRGDIAGDFAANWQAGSLKTLRANLNSSGLNAVLINEEDRFKLPIETLNISAFSDAKIGKIEANLESSVLGKVTTKVDIDDIQNKQTLNGNIQIDKILLSDIQPFLNTLEQLNGAIRGQVALAGTLKDPLLEGNLNIENINLVGEQLPVALKNSNINVVFNKSTATIKGDLNDPEGGQVKLTGNVDWQGEQPAVNMNLVGSEFFVRAQQGVVFKVSPELKISLADNALKLAGDVVVPYGRIEIEELPEGAVQVSDDEIILDQTTQSTKKAPFDYDIDLKVTVKNDVRVASFGLESKVVGDMDIKMSQDSPIIAIGELNLIEGTYLAFGQDLIIRTGQIGFSGAIDKPHLNIKAIRNPNNTADGVIAGVTLTGSVEQPNLKVFSEPGMDQAQALAYLLNGQPLGEGDSSTDAMLAQLLLSQGVSRSESLVSKVGESFGLSDVSLSSKGSGEQTKVEISGYLAPSLQVKYSVGVFESLSEVAVRYQLMSKLYIEITSGLYQNVDILYKFNWD
- a CDS encoding autotransporter assembly complex family protein, whose product is MFNQFLKSVICFCLFVSFCAIAADNTIEDYEIKGISGELENNVALYLKPLVGEKSTRSLRRYAKTQVEDSLKALGYYSPSVTIEFNKDERELVATIERGSATRIEALNISVNGEAKHDPSILQVIESIGLKQGDILNHGVYSAAYKRIESVLLEHGYFDAKWPARKFEVSLKKHSAVITFTIESGVRYRFGDVLITNQSPAEKYIRSLAPFKISEHYKASKIADYNLDLSSTPYFTSVRVYADISARKNSQVPIKVDVLHKPANSYEIGGGFNTELGPKVRFKWSKPWITEQGHYLESNLNVAKKQQDISMAYTIPVNDPNDDLWRLSAGYKLEDELADDIYSEILTAQLQRQWLTEQKWIRTAFIRREQETYRIGDGVERTTEMLLPGISYARKQSKGGTTPYSGEQWSISAEFGLDSVLSSTNIVRVQLQHAWLHTYLNKHLVFLKANVGAMLVDDINNVPYSLRFYAGGDQSVRGFAYQSISPENDNGDRIGGKYLIATTAEYNYQFAKNWRAALFVDGGTATNDFSEQFEVGAGFGFRYLTPIGPIRVDHAWGLTKESKSTRLSITIGPEI
- a CDS encoding ribonuclease E inhibitor RraB, with amino-acid sequence MQFPDDDNGQLLAEISAAGVDLSKMQQIDFYILFEQQTDAEKFATEIVNDALVQTADVEKCKDTGVWEVITHVQMVPEHALLGQAEQYIESIANSFNGYGDGWGLDAEEA